From the genome of Eucalyptus grandis isolate ANBG69807.140 chromosome 2, ASM1654582v1, whole genome shotgun sequence, one region includes:
- the LOC104433414 gene encoding alpha-1,3-arabinosyltransferase XAT3 has product MRKRSQGARVVLVGLVFLVALLVLRINVSTLSRLSVTSPPRSLNKNGQGTKWLLQREITRVPLNSRSQSPPESREVSAAAAITCDRSHHAYDTCAVNRPTLLHPRTATFFLLRPTAGRLSPEKIRPHPRKWENSTMSKIKEFTLASAGPPEGLRCDVEHDAPALAISVGGYAGNFFHQFGDGLVPLYVTANTVFPGRDFVLVIDGASDQWMHKYEDLLRALSDRPVVYVDRANASHCFPSASVGLISHGFMTINPKLTPNSRSFLHFRRFLDEAYRRNRPGAAPRPPARRPRLVITARTGGVGRVILNQKEVEDLARAIGFEVAVFEPNRSTPLRKAYELINSSHALVGVHGAALTHALFLRPGAVLGQVVPIGGDWVARACFEEPARAMGLSYVEYGIAPEESSLVEKYGRDNVLLRDPAAAKGGGGWSAKVMNVYLKEQNVRLDLVRFRGFLEKVYGKARKFMEDEEGKG; this is encoded by the exons ATGAGGAAGAGGAGCCAAGGGGCTCGGGTGGTGCTGGTAGGCCTTGTTTTCCTCGTAGCGCTCCTGGTGCTTCGCATCAATGTCTCGACCTTATCCAGGCTGAGCGTTACTTCTCCTCCACGATCCCTCAACAAGAACGGTCAAG GTACGAAATGGCTGTTGCAGCGAGAGATTACGCGGGTCCCACTCAACAGCCGATCGCAATCCCCTCCTGAATCTAGAGAAGTATCAGCAGCGGCAGCAATCACCTGCGACCGGTCTCACCACGCGTACGACACCTGCGCCGTCAACCGCCCCACCCTCCTCCACCCACGCACCGccaccttcttcctcctccgcccCACCGCCGGCCGCCTCTCGCCGGAGAAGATCCGCCCCCACCCGCGCAAATGGGAGAACTCCACCATGTCCAAGATCAAAGAGTTCACCCTCGCCTCCGCCGGGCCCCCGGAGGGCCTCCGGTGCGACGTCGAGCACGACGCCCCTGCCCTCGCGATCAGCGTCGGCGGCTACGCCGGCAACTTCTTCCACCAGTTCGGCGACGGCCTCGTCCCCCTCTACGTCACCGCCAACACCGTCTTCCCCGGCCGAGATTTCGTCCTCGTGATCGACGGGGCCAGCGATCAGTGGATGCACAAGTATGAGGACTTGCTCCGAGCTCTCAGCGATCGTCCCGTCGTATACGTCGACCGCGCCAACGCCTCGCATTGCTTCCCTTCCGCTTCGGTCGGGTTGATCTCTCACGGATTCATGACGATAAACCCTAAATTGACTCCTAATTCCAGAAGCTTCTTGCATTTCCGCCGATTCCTGGATGAGGCGTACCGGCGCAACCGCCCCGGGGCCGCTCCTCGGCCTCCGGCGCGGAGGCCGCGGCTCGTGATCACCGCCAGGACCGGAGGCGTCGGGCGAGTGATCCTGAACCAGAAGGAAGTCGAGGACCTGGCGAGGGCGATCGGCTTCGAGGTGGCCGTCTTCGAGCCGAACCGGAGCACGCCGCTGCGGAAGGCGTACGAGCTGATCAACTCCAGCCACGCGCTGGTCGGCGTGCACGGGGCGGCGCTCACGCACGCGCTGTTCCTCCGGCCGGGAGCGGTGCTGGGGCAGGTGGTGCCGATCGGAGGGGACTGGGTGGCGCGCGCGTGCTTCGAGGAGCCGGCGCGGGCCATGGGGCTGAGCTACGTGGAGTACGGGATCGCGCCGGAGGAGAGCAGCCTGGTGGAGAAGTACGGGAGGGACAACGTGCTGCTGAGGGACCCGGCGGCGGCCAAGGGCGGCGGGGGTTGGTCGGCGAAGGTGATGAACGTGTACTTGAAGGAGCAGAATGTGAGGTTGGATTTGGTGAGGTTTAGGGGGTTTCTGGAGAAGGTGTACGGAAAGGCCAGGAAATTCATGGAGGACGAGGAAGGAAAGGGTTAA